The Breoghania sp. genome has a segment encoding these proteins:
- a CDS encoding LL-diaminopimelate aminotransferase: MEFHKTRRLPPYVFEQVNRLKAKARAAGADIIDLGMGNPDLPTPKHIVEKLTETVQDPRSHRYSASKGIKGLRKAQAAYYGRRFGVKLDPETQIVATLGSKEGFANMAQAITAPGDVVLVPNPSYPIHAFGFLMAGAAVRHVPAEPTVEFFHALERAVVHSVPKPTALILCYPSNPTAYVADLEFYKDVIAFARKHEVFVLSDLAYSEIYFDGPPPPSVLQVPGAMDIAVEFTSLSKTYSMPGWRMGFAVGNERLIAALARVKSYLDYGAFTPIQVAASAALNGPDDCIEETRQIYKKRRDVLVDSFANAGFEVPAPRASMFAWAPIPEKFRHLKSLEFSKLLIEKADVAVAPGIGFGEYGDDYVRIALVENEQRIRQAARNIRRFLESADETLHNVIPMGARR; encoded by the coding sequence AGGCGAAGGCCCGAGCCGCAGGCGCAGACATCATTGATCTGGGCATGGGCAATCCGGATCTTCCCACCCCCAAGCACATCGTGGAGAAGCTGACCGAGACGGTTCAGGATCCGCGCTCCCACCGGTATTCGGCTTCCAAGGGCATCAAGGGGCTGCGCAAGGCGCAAGCTGCCTATTATGGTCGTCGCTTTGGCGTGAAGCTCGATCCCGAGACGCAAATCGTCGCAACGCTCGGGTCCAAAGAGGGCTTCGCCAACATGGCGCAGGCGATCACCGCGCCGGGCGACGTGGTGCTGGTGCCGAACCCGAGCTATCCGATCCATGCCTTCGGCTTTCTGATGGCAGGTGCTGCCGTGCGCCACGTCCCGGCCGAGCCGACTGTGGAGTTCTTTCACGCGCTGGAACGCGCGGTGGTGCACTCCGTGCCCAAGCCGACCGCTCTTATCCTGTGCTACCCCTCCAATCCGACCGCCTACGTGGCGGATCTGGAGTTCTACAAGGACGTGATCGCCTTCGCGCGCAAGCATGAGGTGTTTGTGCTGTCCGATCTCGCCTATTCGGAAATCTATTTCGATGGCCCGCCGCCGCCCTCTGTGCTCCAGGTTCCCGGGGCAATGGACATTGCGGTGGAGTTTACCTCTCTGTCCAAGACCTATTCCATGCCCGGTTGGCGCATGGGGTTTGCGGTTGGCAACGAGCGGCTGATCGCTGCGCTGGCCCGCGTCAAATCCTATCTGGATTACGGAGCGTTCACGCCCATCCAGGTCGCGGCTTCCGCAGCGCTTAATGGTCCCGACGACTGCATCGAAGAGACCCGTCAGATCTACAAGAAGCGCCGCGATGTGCTGGTCGATTCTTTTGCAAATGCGGGTTTCGAAGTTCCGGCTCCGCGCGCGTCCATGTTTGCCTGGGCGCCGATCCCGGAAAAGTTCCGGCATCTGAAGTCGCTGGAATTCTCCAAGCTTCTTATTGAAAAAGCTGACGTTGCTGTTGCGCCCGGCATCGGGTTTGGCGAATATGGCGACGATTATGTGCGGATCGCACTTGTGGAGAATGAGCAGCGGATACGGCAGGCTGCGCGAAACATACGGCGTTTCCTTGAATCCGCAGACGAAACATTGCACAACGTGATCCCAATGGGCGCCCGCCGCTGA
- a CDS encoding homoserine dehydrogenase has product MQDALRLGVAGLGTVGASVIRLIDEHGKSLASRCGRPVEVVAVSARNRTRDRGVDLARFAWYDDADTMACAQDIDVFVELIGGDEGPAETSVRAALSAGKHVVTANKALLARHGVELAKLAEANNVSLNFEAAIAGGIPIVKTLRESLAGNAVSRVYGILNGTCNYILTRMEKEGLSFEECLAEAQRLGYAEADPTFDIGGHDTAHKLALLTSLAFGCETDVDSIYLEGITEITTADIEAADELGYRIKLLGIAQRTETGIEQRVHPTMVPKSSAIARIDGVLNAVAVNTDYLGEIVLVGPGAGGKATASSVVADIADLARGDMVAPLGRPVSELEPYTRARMRRHEGGYFIRLSVYDRPGAFATIARCMADKNISLESIVQRRRAPRSEAPELGSGAKSSAPPQPVIMITYETTEADIKAALEAIANEKVIDGQPRMIRIERKPEAGTAQG; this is encoded by the coding sequence ATGCAAGATGCCTTGAGACTCGGTGTCGCCGGCCTGGGTACGGTCGGCGCGTCCGTCATTCGTCTCATCGACGAGCATGGCAAAAGCCTGGCCTCCCGTTGCGGGCGGCCGGTTGAAGTCGTTGCCGTCTCAGCTCGCAACCGCACCCGCGATCGCGGCGTCGATCTCGCGCGTTTCGCCTGGTACGACGATGCCGATACGATGGCCTGTGCTCAGGACATCGATGTCTTCGTCGAGCTGATTGGCGGAGACGAAGGCCCGGCCGAGACATCGGTTCGAGCGGCCCTTTCGGCGGGCAAGCATGTGGTGACGGCCAACAAGGCGCTTCTGGCGCGTCACGGCGTCGAGCTTGCGAAGCTGGCCGAGGCCAACAATGTGAGCCTCAACTTCGAGGCGGCCATTGCCGGCGGCATTCCCATCGTCAAGACGCTGCGCGAGTCGCTGGCTGGCAACGCGGTCAGTCGCGTCTATGGCATCCTGAACGGCACCTGCAACTACATCCTGACCCGGATGGAGAAGGAGGGCTTGTCATTTGAGGAATGCCTGGCTGAGGCGCAGCGGCTCGGCTATGCCGAGGCCGATCCGACCTTCGATATCGGCGGGCACGACACCGCACACAAGCTGGCGCTTCTCACCAGCCTCGCGTTCGGCTGCGAGACGGATGTCGACAGCATCTATCTGGAAGGCATCACCGAGATTACCACCGCCGATATCGAGGCGGCGGATGAGCTCGGCTACCGGATCAAGCTGCTCGGCATCGCGCAGCGCACGGAAACCGGTATCGAACAGCGCGTTCACCCGACAATGGTCCCGAAATCATCCGCGATCGCACGCATCGATGGCGTGTTGAATGCGGTGGCGGTCAATACCGATTATCTTGGCGAAATTGTTCTGGTGGGGCCGGGCGCCGGCGGCAAGGCGACCGCGTCTTCGGTGGTCGCCGATATCGCCGATCTTGCCCGCGGCGACATGGTCGCGCCACTGGGCAGGCCCGTATCCGAGCTGGAACCTTACACCCGTGCGCGCATGCGTCGTCACGAAGGTGGTTACTTTATTCGTCTTTCGGTTTATGACCGGCCGGGCGCCTTTGCAACGATTGCCCGTTGCATGGCGGACAAGAACATTTCACTGGAATCGATCGTGCAGCGTCGGCGGGCGCCACGCAGCGAAGCGCCGGAGCTTGGATCCGGCGCCAAGAGCAGCGCTCCGCCCCAACCGGTTATCATGATCACGTATGAAACGACTGAGGCGGATATCAAGGCCGCGCTTGAGGCCATCGCGAATGAAAAAGTCATCGATGGCCAGCCCCGCATGATCCGCATCGAACGCAAGCCGGAAGCCGGCACAGCGCAAGGATGA